One Olleya sp. Hel_I_94 genomic window, GATTACTTCGCAGTCGCTTTGCGTTTGGAAATCATATTTGCCTTCAAATTGCTTACGCAAATCTCTGTGATTGTATATTTCGCCATTTGCAGCTAAAACCAATTTATTATCAGGACTAAACAATGGTTGTTTTCCTGAAGCAGGATCAACAATTGCTAAACGCTCATGTGCTAAAATAGCTTTATCATCACTATAAATACCTGACCAATCTGGTCCACGATGACGAATAGTTTTAGACATTTCTAACACTTGAGGTCTTAAATCTTCACTTTTTTGTTTTAGGTCGAAAGCACATACAATTCCACACATAATTTTATATTTTAAATTCTTTAATTCTAATTGATGAAGCAAATATTAGCTTTATGTTTCATAATTAAAACACTAAACGTATTAATGCTTACATTTTTACAACAATAATTAATATTACATTACAATATATCACTTTTTAGTTAGTTAAAAGTATTCTTAACTTTACAATCTGATAGTTAACCCCAAACCACAATGAGATTATTTGTTCTTTTATTTATTTTATTTAGCTTAAACATAACTGCTCAAGCTACTTGGCAACCACTACCTAATATTACTTCTAATCCTAACAATCAACGTTTTGATGACGTGTTTTTTTTAGATGATAATTTAGGCTGGGCTGCAAATGGCTTTTATGCGTCTGTATACAAAACTACAGATGGTGGTATAACATGGTCAGAACAACTAAATCAAACGGATTTAGGTAGTAGTCATTATTTTAGAAATATTGAATTTTCAAATGAAGACGTAGGCTTTTTAGGTACTTTAAATGGTCTTTTTTACAAAACTACAGATGGTGGTATAACATGGACAACTATAACTAATATAACACCAAATCCAGTTGCTATTTGCGGATTAGATGCTGTTGGAACCTCAACAATTTATGGATGTGGTGCTTACTTTGGTCCAGCTTTTATAATTAAATCTTCAGATAATGGTAACAATTGGACATCTATAGACATGTCTGCGTACGCTGATGCTTTAGTAGAAATTTATTTTGAAACTGAAACTATTGGTTATGCTTCTGGAAAAAGTGCAACAGGAGGCATCATTTTAAAAACTATCGATGGAGGAACTTCCTGGACTGAAATATATAACTCCAATATTATTGGAGATTACGTTTGGAAAATACAAGTATTAGAAAACAACACTAATATTATTTTTGGAGCTGTGGAGTCTA contains:
- a CDS encoding YCF48-related protein, yielding MRLFVLLFILFSLNITAQATWQPLPNITSNPNNQRFDDVFFLDDNLGWAANGFYASVYKTTDGGITWSEQLNQTDLGSSHYFRNIEFSNEDVGFLGTLNGLFYKTTDGGITWTTITNITPNPVAICGLDAVGTSTIYGCGAYFGPAFIIKSSDNGNNWTSIDMSAYADALVEIYFETETIGYASGKSATGGIILKTIDGGTSWTEIYNSNIIGDYVWKIQVLENNTNIIFGAVESTATTLGQFIKSVDGGLTWFSTNAPETHLQAVGFTSETHGWIGGHTTGFYETTDGGLTWTNLNIGNNLNRIFVTSSGQAYASGTTIYKYTDQTLNTEDFSVPAKSPLQVTLLKNPVKNNLEFSIDFKSDDNLLIELYDANGRFVKQLSREIIKTNGTQKQYKFPVIDLATGIYFLDFHNNSGRQTVKFIKQ